A genomic region of Pseudomonas migulae contains the following coding sequences:
- a CDS encoding LysR substrate-binding domain-containing protein has translation MNLFQLRAFDAVAREGSFTRAAARLFISQPAVTGHIKALEEHYQITLLRRTARRVELTEEGTKLAAITRAMFGLAEEAQVMLEANRQLLTGRLEVAADGPHMVMPMLASLRARYPGITVNLRLGNAQETLAALLSEHADVAVLTEVEPRKGLHLQALSESRICALVPDSHPWAHRSKGVPLKELDQVIMVLREPSSITRRTFDEACVQAKVNPRVLLELDSREAVTEAVAAELGVGVVSSVEVSHDPRVAAVPIVGEGLVNRHMIGCMERRRDLRLIQAFFGLAPV, from the coding sequence ATGAACCTGTTCCAACTCCGCGCATTCGATGCGGTGGCCCGCGAGGGCAGCTTCACTCGCGCCGCCGCGCGGTTGTTCATCAGCCAGCCGGCGGTCACCGGGCACATCAAGGCGTTGGAAGAGCATTACCAGATCACCCTGCTGCGGCGCACCGCGCGACGGGTGGAGCTGACGGAGGAGGGCACCAAACTCGCAGCGATCACTCGGGCGATGTTTGGTCTGGCAGAAGAAGCGCAGGTGATGCTCGAGGCCAATCGACAGTTGCTCACCGGCCGTCTGGAAGTGGCGGCGGATGGGCCGCACATGGTCATGCCGATGCTGGCCAGTTTGCGAGCGCGGTACCCGGGGATCACCGTGAACCTGCGTCTGGGCAATGCCCAGGAAACCCTGGCGGCGCTATTGTCCGAGCACGCCGACGTGGCGGTGCTGACTGAGGTCGAGCCGCGCAAGGGCTTGCATTTGCAGGCACTGAGCGAGTCGCGGATTTGTGCGCTGGTGCCGGATAGTCACCCGTGGGCGCACCGTTCGAAAGGCGTGCCGCTCAAGGAACTTGATCAGGTGATCATGGTGTTGCGCGAACCGAGTTCGATTACCCGGCGCACGTTTGATGAGGCGTGTGTTCAGGCGAAGGTGAATCCGCGGGTGTTGCTGGAACTGGACAGTCGCGAGGCAGTGACCGAGGCGGTCGCGGCGGAGTTGGGGGTGGGGGTGGTGTCATCGGTGGAGGTCAGCCATGACCCACGGGTGGCGGCAGTGCCGATTGTGGGTGAGGGGTTGGTGAATCGGCACATGATCGGGTGTATGGAGCGGCGGCGGGATCTGCGGCTGATTCAGGCGTTTTTCGGGTTGGCGCCAGTTTAA
- a CDS encoding 2-aminoethylphosphonate--pyruvate transaminase, which produces MSTAEPILLTPGPLTTSARTRQAMMVDWGSWDDRFNQLTASLCEQLLAIINGGASHHCVPLQGSGTFAVEAAIGTLVPRDGKVLVLINGAYGKRLAKICEVLGRSFSTFETAEDEPTTAADVDRLLRADASITHVALIHCETSTGILNPLPEIAQVIAQHGKRLIIDAMSSFGALPVDAQQVPFDALIAASGKCLEGVPGMGFVFARKESLANAAGNSHSLAMDLYDQHTYMAKTGQWRFTPPTHVVAALHEALLQYNEEGGLPARHQRYADNCKVLLDDMASLGLRSFLPAAIQAPIIVTFHAPKDPRYQFKEFYERVKTKGFILYPGKLTQVETFRVGCIGHVNQAEMHAAVAAVAEVLREMEVLEI; this is translated from the coding sequence ATGAGTACTGCCGAACCCATCCTGCTCACCCCCGGCCCATTGACCACTTCGGCCCGCACCCGTCAGGCGATGATGGTCGACTGGGGTTCATGGGATGACCGCTTCAATCAACTGACCGCCAGCCTCTGCGAACAACTGCTGGCGATCATCAACGGCGGCGCCAGCCACCATTGCGTGCCCCTGCAAGGCAGCGGCACCTTCGCGGTGGAAGCGGCGATCGGCACCCTGGTACCTCGCGACGGCAAAGTGTTGGTGCTGATCAACGGTGCCTACGGCAAACGCCTGGCGAAAATCTGCGAAGTGCTCGGCCGTTCCTTCAGCACCTTTGAAACCGCCGAAGACGAACCGACCACCGCCGCCGACGTCGACCGTCTGCTGCGGGCTGACGCCAGCATCACCCACGTCGCGCTGATTCACTGCGAAACCAGCACCGGCATCCTCAACCCGCTACCGGAAATCGCCCAGGTCATTGCGCAACACGGCAAGCGCCTGATCATCGACGCCATGAGTTCTTTCGGCGCGCTGCCAGTGGATGCGCAACAGGTGCCATTCGACGCGTTGATCGCGGCCTCGGGCAAATGCCTGGAAGGCGTACCGGGGATGGGTTTCGTCTTCGCTCGCAAAGAATCGCTGGCCAATGCTGCGGGTAACTCGCACTCGCTGGCGATGGACCTTTACGACCAACACACCTACATGGCCAAGACCGGCCAATGGCGCTTCACCCCGCCGACTCACGTGGTCGCGGCGCTGCACGAAGCCCTGCTGCAATACAACGAAGAAGGTGGCTTGCCGGCCCGGCATCAGCGTTACGCCGACAACTGCAAAGTGCTGCTCGATGACATGGCATCGCTCGGTTTGCGCAGCTTCCTGCCCGCGGCCATTCAGGCGCCGATCATCGTCACGTTCCACGCGCCGAAAGACCCGCGCTATCAGTTCAAGGAATTCTACGAACGCGTCAAGACCAAGGGTTTCATTCTCTATCCCGGCAAATTGACCCAGGTCGAAACCTTCCGCGTCGGCTGCATCGGCCACGTCAACCAGGCCGAGATGCACGCGGCCGTGGCGGCGGTGGCTGAAGTGCTGCGCGAGATGGAAGTACTAGAGATCTGA
- the phnX gene encoding phosphonoacetaldehyde hydrolase, translating into MNYTNPTKLQAAILDWAGTVVDFGSFAPTQIFVEAFAEFDVQVSIEEARGPMGMGKWDHIRTLCDQPAVAERYRKAFGRTPTDDDVTAIYQRFMPLQIEKIAEHSALIPGALETIANLRQQGIKIGSCSGYPKQVMDKVVELAATNGYVADHVVATDEVPNGRPWPAQALANVIALGIDDVAACVKIDDTVPGILEGRRAGMWTVALICSGNALGLDYEGYRALGSDQLASERKRIHALFEGSRPHYMIDTITDLPEVIADINKRLAKGEMPQSS; encoded by the coding sequence ATGAACTACACCAACCCAACCAAACTCCAGGCCGCCATCCTCGACTGGGCCGGCACCGTGGTCGACTTCGGCTCGTTCGCCCCTACGCAGATTTTTGTCGAGGCCTTCGCCGAATTCGACGTCCAGGTGTCCATCGAAGAAGCCCGTGGCCCGATGGGCATGGGCAAGTGGGACCACATCCGCACCCTCTGCGATCAACCGGCAGTCGCCGAACGCTATCGCAAGGCCTTCGGCCGCACGCCGACCGACGATGACGTCACCGCCATCTACCAACGCTTCATGCCGCTGCAGATCGAGAAAATCGCCGAGCACTCGGCGCTGATTCCGGGGGCACTGGAGACCATTGCCAACCTGCGCCAGCAAGGCATCAAGATCGGCTCGTGCTCCGGCTACCCGAAACAAGTCATGGACAAAGTCGTCGAACTGGCCGCCACCAACGGTTACGTCGCCGATCACGTGGTCGCCACCGACGAAGTGCCGAACGGCCGTCCATGGCCCGCTCAGGCGTTGGCCAATGTCATCGCCCTGGGCATCGACGATGTCGCCGCCTGCGTGAAGATCGACGACACCGTGCCGGGCATTCTCGAAGGCCGTCGCGCCGGCATGTGGACCGTCGCGCTCATCTGCTCGGGCAACGCGCTGGGCCTGGACTACGAAGGTTATCGCGCCCTCGGCAGCGATCAACTGGCCAGCGAACGCAAACGCATTCACGCGCTGTTCGAAGGTTCGCGCCCGCACTACATGATCGACACCATCACCGATTTGCCGGAAGTGATCGCCGACATCAACAAACGTCTGGCCAAGGGTGAAATGCCGCAAAGCAGCTGA
- a CDS encoding cytochrome b: MPWKNSDSRYSTVSITLHWLMLVLLALVYACIEFRGIFPKGSGGRTLITESHFMLGLTVFVLVWLRLFARSLGPAPQIFPASPHWQTTLARLMHWALYIFMIAMPILGWLVTSAKGHQVMFYGFDLPLLVSEDKALARQIEGWHVLGGTIGYWLIGLHAVAGIYHHYVVGDNTLLRMMPKRVSRNT, encoded by the coding sequence ATGCCGTGGAAAAATTCCGATTCACGCTACAGCACCGTGTCGATCACCCTGCACTGGTTGATGCTGGTCCTGCTGGCGCTGGTGTACGCCTGCATCGAATTTCGCGGGATCTTTCCAAAAGGCAGTGGCGGCCGAACGCTGATCACCGAGTCGCACTTCATGCTGGGGCTGACGGTATTCGTGCTGGTCTGGCTCAGATTGTTCGCCCGCAGCCTCGGCCCGGCACCGCAGATCTTCCCCGCCTCCCCGCACTGGCAAACCACCCTCGCCCGGTTGATGCACTGGGCGCTGTATATTTTCATGATCGCGATGCCGATCCTCGGTTGGCTGGTCACCAGCGCCAAGGGTCATCAAGTGATGTTCTATGGCTTTGATCTGCCGCTGCTGGTGTCAGAGGACAAGGCGCTGGCAAGGCAGATCGAAGGCTGGCATGTGCTCGGCGGCACCATCGGCTACTGGCTGATCGGGCTGCACGCTGTGGCGGGGATTTATCATCACTATGTGGTGGGCGATAACACGCTGCTGCGGATGATGCCGAAGCGGGTGAGTCGCAATACCTGA
- a CDS encoding 1-aminocyclopropane-1-carboxylate deaminase/D-cysteine desulfhydrase: MLLPSSDWLPQAPLDLLQLDWLTRSSIEVAILRLDRIDPLISGNKWFKLIEHLKAADLAGTKGIISLGGAHSNHLHALAAAGKRFGFNTVGLLRGHPQETPTVKDLQAFGMQLHWLGYGGYRARHEAGFWEPWREQYPDLFPVPEGGGGLPGAKGCMRLKVMVSEQLNGLGWSDYDGWWLACGTGTTLAGLVLAEAGEHPVYGALAVPDDHGVAQQVESIVQEAGLRDPVYELFDASRGGFAKVDPVLLAFIAQTEQACGIPLEPLYTGKALLALKQQVEAGRFAKGTRLIFIHTGGLQGRRGFCPKT; the protein is encoded by the coding sequence ATGCTTCTCCCTTCCAGTGACTGGCTACCCCAAGCCCCGCTCGACCTTCTGCAACTTGACTGGCTAACCCGATCAAGCATCGAAGTCGCCATCCTGCGCCTCGACCGAATCGACCCACTGATCAGCGGCAACAAGTGGTTCAAGCTCATCGAACACCTCAAAGCCGCCGACCTCGCCGGAACCAAAGGCATCATCAGCCTGGGCGGTGCTCACTCCAATCATCTGCATGCACTGGCGGCTGCCGGCAAGCGCTTCGGGTTCAATACGGTGGGTTTGCTACGCGGTCATCCGCAAGAAACCCCTACGGTCAAAGACTTGCAAGCCTTCGGCATGCAGTTGCACTGGCTGGGGTATGGCGGTTATCGCGCGCGGCACGAAGCAGGTTTTTGGGAGCCTTGGCGGGAGCAATACCCCGATCTGTTTCCCGTGCCCGAAGGCGGCGGCGGATTGCCGGGCGCAAAGGGCTGCATGCGGCTGAAGGTGATGGTCAGTGAGCAACTGAACGGTCTGGGCTGGAGCGACTACGACGGTTGGTGGCTGGCCTGCGGAACCGGCACCACGCTGGCGGGCCTGGTGCTGGCCGAAGCGGGGGAGCATCCGGTCTACGGCGCGTTGGCGGTGCCCGACGATCATGGTGTGGCGCAGCAGGTCGAATCGATCGTGCAGGAAGCAGGCTTGCGCGATCCGGTCTATGAACTGTTTGACGCCAGTCGCGGTGGCTTCGCCAAAGTCGATCCGGTGTTACTGGCGTTCATCGCGCAGACCGAACAGGCCTGCGGCATTCCCCTCGAGCCGCTGTATACGGGCAAAGCGCTGTTGGCGCTGAAACAGCAGGTCGAAGCCGGCCGATTTGCAAAGGGCACGCGCCTGATCTTCATCCACACCGGTGGCTTGCAGGGCCGCCGCGGATTCTGTCCAAAAACTTGA
- a CDS encoding FAD-dependent oxidoreductase, with translation MTAAHYPHLLAPLDLGFTTLRNRTLMGSMHTGLEEKPGGFERMAAYFAERARGGVGLMVTGGISPNDEGGVYSGAAKLTTEEEALKHQIVTRAVHEAGGKICMQILHAGRYAYSPKQVAPSAIQAPINPFKPKELDEEGIEKQINDFVTCSTLAQKAEYDGVEIMGSEGYFINQFLAAHTNHRTDRWGGSYENRMRLPVEIVRRVREAVGPNFIIIFRLSMLDLVEGGSTWEEIVTLAKAIEQAGATIINTGIGWHEARIPTIATKVPRGAFSKVTAKLRGSVSIPLITTNRINTPEVAEQILAEGDADMVSMARPFLADPDFVNKAAAGRADEINTCIGCNQACLDHTFGGKLTTCLVNPRACHETELNYLPVQQIKKVAVVGAGPAGLSAATVAAERGHQVTLFDSASEIGGQFNVAKRVPGKEEFFETLRYFNRKLQTTNVEVCLNTRVDVAKLVEGGYDEIILATGIAPRTPAIPGVENAKVLSYLDVILQRKPVGKRVAVIGAGGIGFDVSEFLVHQGVATSLDREAFWKEWGIDTHLEARGGVAGIKAEVHAPAREVFLLQRKKSKVGDGLGKTTGWIHRTGLKNKQVQMLNSVEYLKIDDEGLHIRIGETGEPQVLAVDNIVICAGQDPLRELQDGLVAAGQNVHLIGGADVAAELDAKRAINQGSRLAAQL, from the coding sequence ATGACCGCCGCTCATTACCCGCACCTGTTGGCCCCGCTGGACCTGGGTTTTACCACGCTGCGCAACCGCACCCTGATGGGCTCGATGCACACCGGTCTGGAGGAGAAACCCGGCGGTTTCGAGCGTATGGCTGCCTACTTCGCCGAGCGTGCCCGTGGTGGCGTCGGCCTGATGGTTACTGGCGGTATCAGCCCGAACGACGAAGGCGGTGTGTATTCCGGCGCGGCCAAGCTGACCACTGAAGAAGAAGCGCTGAAACACCAGATCGTGACCCGCGCGGTGCACGAGGCGGGCGGCAAGATCTGCATGCAGATTCTTCACGCCGGTCGTTATGCCTACAGCCCGAAACAGGTTGCGCCAAGCGCCATTCAGGCGCCGATCAACCCGTTCAAGCCCAAGGAGCTGGACGAGGAAGGCATCGAGAAGCAGATCAACGATTTCGTCACCTGCTCGACCCTGGCGCAAAAAGCCGAGTATGACGGCGTCGAGATCATGGGCTCCGAAGGTTATTTCATTAACCAGTTCCTCGCGGCCCACACCAACCATCGCACCGACCGCTGGGGCGGCAGTTACGAAAACCGCATGCGCCTGCCGGTGGAAATCGTCCGTCGTGTGCGCGAAGCCGTTGGCCCGAATTTCATCATTATCTTCCGCCTGTCGATGCTCGATCTGGTGGAAGGCGGCAGCACCTGGGAAGAAATCGTGACGCTGGCCAAGGCCATCGAGCAGGCCGGTGCGACGATCATCAATACGGGTATCGGCTGGCACGAAGCGCGGATTCCGACCATCGCCACCAAAGTGCCGCGCGGGGCGTTCAGCAAGGTCACCGCCAAACTGCGTGGTTCGGTGAGCATTCCGCTGATCACCACCAACCGTATCAACACCCCGGAAGTGGCCGAGCAGATATTGGCGGAAGGCGATGCCGACATGGTGTCGATGGCGCGGCCATTCCTGGCCGACCCGGACTTCGTCAACAAGGCCGCCGCTGGCCGTGCCGATGAAATCAACACCTGCATCGGTTGCAACCAGGCGTGCCTCGATCACACGTTCGGCGGCAAGTTGACCACGTGCCTGGTCAACCCGCGGGCCTGTCATGAGACCGAACTCAATTACCTGCCGGTGCAACAGATCAAGAAGGTTGCGGTGGTCGGTGCCGGCCCTGCGGGTCTGTCTGCTGCCACCGTGGCGGCCGAACGTGGACATCAGGTGACGCTGTTCGATTCGGCCAGCGAAATCGGCGGCCAGTTCAACGTCGCCAAGCGCGTGCCGGGCAAGGAAGAGTTCTTTGAAACCCTGCGCTACTTCAACCGCAAGTTGCAGACCACCAACGTCGAGGTTTGCCTGAACACCCGCGTTGATGTGGCGAAACTGGTGGAAGGCGGTTACGACGAGATCATCCTGGCGACCGGTATTGCGCCAAGAACGCCGGCGATTCCGGGCGTCGAGAACGCCAAGGTGCTGAGCTACCTCGACGTGATCCTGCAACGCAAACCGGTGGGCAAGCGTGTCGCGGTGATCGGCGCCGGTGGTATCGGTTTTGACGTGTCGGAGTTTCTGGTGCACCAAGGCGTAGCCACCAGCCTCGACCGCGAAGCCTTCTGGAAAGAATGGGGCATCGACACACATCTGGAGGCGCGCGGCGGCGTGGCCGGCATCAAGGCCGAAGTGCATGCCCCGGCCCGTGAAGTGTTCCTGCTGCAACGCAAGAAATCCAAGGTCGGCGACGGCCTGGGCAAGACCACCGGCTGGATTCACCGCACCGGTCTGAAGAACAAGCAGGTGCAGATGCTCAACAGTGTCGAATACCTGAAGATCGATGACGAAGGTTTGCACATCCGCATCGGTGAAACCGGCGAGCCGCAAGTGCTGGCGGTGGACAACATCGTGATCTGCGCCGGGCAGGATCCGTTGCGTGAGTTGCAGGACGGGTTGGTCGCGGCCGGGCAGAACGTGCACCTGATTGGCGGCGCGGACGTGGCGGCAGAGCTGGATGCGAAGCGGGCGATCAATCAGGGTTCGCGGTTGGCTGCACAGTTGTAA
- a CDS encoding OmpW/AlkL family protein has translation MNIYMLIVPLLGLAIAPNFANAYEAGNIIVRAGAITVDPNEDSSGVKSPLGDLGGSATVESDTQLGLNFAYMITDHFGIELLAATFSHDVGVHGLQGGLAGLNGQLGDVKQLPPTLSLIYYPLDKNYAFQPYAGIGINYTAFYDADISGSAESKGYSNLDLDDSWGMAAQIGADYMIDDHWMVNGQMRYIDIDTNAHADLAGVGALKLNVDIDPWVYMVGLGYKF, from the coding sequence ATGAATATTTACATGCTTATAGTTCCACTACTTGGCCTCGCGATCGCCCCTAACTTTGCTAACGCCTATGAAGCCGGCAACATCATCGTTCGCGCTGGTGCTATCACCGTTGATCCGAACGAAGACAGCTCTGGCGTCAAGAGCCCACTTGGCGATTTGGGCGGCAGCGCAACGGTTGAAAGCGACACTCAGCTAGGCCTCAACTTTGCCTACATGATTACCGACCATTTCGGTATCGAGTTGCTGGCCGCCACATTCAGCCACGATGTGGGTGTACACGGACTGCAAGGCGGTTTGGCTGGACTAAATGGCCAGCTCGGAGACGTCAAACAATTGCCCCCAACTCTGAGTTTGATCTATTACCCGCTTGACAAGAACTACGCGTTCCAGCCGTATGCAGGCATTGGTATCAACTATACCGCCTTCTATGACGCCGACATCTCAGGTAGCGCTGAATCCAAAGGTTACAGCAACCTTGATCTGGATGACTCATGGGGCATGGCGGCACAAATCGGCGCCGACTATATGATTGATGATCATTGGATGGTCAACGGCCAGATGCGTTATATCGACATCGACACCAATGCCCACGCTGACTTGGCTGGTGTTGGAGCCTTGAAGCTCAATGTGGATATCGACCCGTGGGTGTACATGGTCGGTCTTGGCTATAAGTTCTAA
- a CDS encoding lactonase family protein encodes MSVLPKFALSAVAICLSCAAFAGGEKKFLYTLTNNIAKNENEVAQYRRLNDGSLQFMRFYKTNGTGINNDTHGKLGPQDNDSQIIVTGDKKRLYAVNTNSNNISGFNIGKEGTLTEIPGSPFPSKGIAPVSINISGNVLIAANRNEDYHQKAGLSDPEGASYTSFEIQHNGALVHADTLKVPGFQKPAQIHASPTVKNLFFADEFQVDADFDGDGPRSFLAGPKPSVQGQIKTMKVDNKGKITLINETTLPETIENYLYIGMPGVPSMPLGLWSHPSKNILYAGFVTRNQLGVFTYDETGSLKFVNAVNNSGQDICWILVNKQATRLYTVNNLPRLNTQQTASTISVYDISGENALSPMEIQVVNVPMPGESFINNRNVTQPGSTSFEIALSPAEDFLYVINQRINQTEENTIETGNAIHSFSVKKDGLLKAASSLDLLKDGFPANSRAQGVVAVDF; translated from the coding sequence ATGAGCGTACTACCTAAATTCGCGCTGTCGGCCGTAGCTATCTGCTTAAGTTGCGCTGCCTTCGCGGGGGGCGAGAAAAAATTCCTCTACACCTTAACGAACAATATTGCCAAAAACGAAAACGAGGTCGCTCAATACCGACGATTGAACGATGGTTCTCTACAATTTATGAGATTTTATAAAACCAACGGTACAGGCATCAATAATGACACGCATGGAAAACTCGGCCCCCAGGATAACGATTCGCAAATCATCGTCACCGGTGATAAAAAACGACTTTATGCCGTAAACACCAACAGCAATAACATATCCGGATTCAATATCGGTAAAGAAGGAACTCTTACCGAAATTCCCGGTTCACCATTCCCATCTAAAGGCATCGCACCGGTCAGCATCAATATTTCAGGAAACGTTTTGATCGCCGCTAACCGGAACGAAGACTACCATCAAAAGGCGGGCTTATCTGATCCTGAGGGAGCCAGTTACACTTCGTTTGAAATCCAGCATAACGGGGCTCTTGTCCACGCGGACACTTTAAAAGTACCTGGTTTCCAAAAGCCCGCGCAAATACATGCATCCCCAACTGTGAAAAATTTGTTTTTCGCCGATGAATTCCAGGTTGACGCTGATTTTGATGGAGATGGTCCCCGATCATTTTTGGCCGGCCCCAAGCCCAGTGTTCAAGGTCAAATCAAAACAATGAAAGTCGATAACAAGGGAAAAATTACACTTATCAACGAAACCACACTACCTGAGACAATTGAAAACTATCTTTACATTGGAATGCCGGGCGTACCTTCAATGCCGCTGGGCCTTTGGAGTCACCCATCAAAAAACATACTGTACGCTGGGTTCGTAACGAGAAATCAGCTGGGTGTATTCACATACGACGAAACGGGCAGTTTGAAATTTGTAAATGCGGTAAACAATAGTGGTCAAGATATCTGTTGGATACTGGTCAACAAGCAAGCTACCAGGCTTTACACAGTCAACAACTTACCGCGCCTGAACACCCAGCAAACAGCTAGCACCATATCCGTTTATGACATTTCAGGCGAAAACGCTCTGTCGCCCATGGAAATTCAGGTTGTTAATGTTCCAATGCCTGGCGAGTCTTTTATCAACAATCGAAATGTGACGCAGCCTGGAAGTACGTCATTCGAGATAGCGCTTTCACCCGCTGAGGATTTCCTTTATGTCATCAATCAAAGAATCAATCAGACCGAGGAAAACACCATTGAAACTGGTAACGCCATACACAGTTTTTCTGTAAAAAAGGATGGACTACTTAAGGCCGCATCCTCACTCGACCTTTTAAAGGATGGATTTCCGGCGAACTCAAGGGCTCAGGGAGTCGTTGCGGTTGATTTCTGA
- the msrB gene encoding peptide-methionine (R)-S-oxide reductase MsrB yields the protein MKFEKSQTAVDHLTPEQHRITQEAGTERPFTGEHNDNKEPGIYVDIVSGEPLFASTDKFDSGTGWPSFTKPIVSENVNEVRDSAHGMVRTEVRSVHADSHLGHVFPDGPSDRGGLRYCINSASLRFIPRDKMEAEGYGEYLDQVEEA from the coding sequence ATGAAGTTTGAAAAATCACAGACAGCAGTCGACCACCTGACTCCCGAGCAACACCGGATTACCCAGGAGGCAGGCACCGAAAGGCCCTTCACGGGCGAGCACAACGACAACAAGGAGCCTGGCATCTACGTCGACATAGTGTCGGGAGAGCCACTGTTCGCTTCGACGGACAAGTTCGATTCGGGTACTGGCTGGCCCAGCTTCACCAAGCCGATCGTTTCGGAAAACGTGAACGAAGTGCGGGACAGCGCACACGGCATGGTCCGGACGGAAGTCAGGTCGGTACACGCCGACAGCCATCTCGGCCATGTGTTCCCCGACGGTCCTTCCGACCGCGGCGGTCTGCGCTACTGCATCAACTCAGCGTCCCTTCGCTTCATCCCGCGCGACAAAATGGAGGCCGAGGGATACGGCGAATATCTCGATCAGGTAGAGGAGGCTTGA
- the msrA gene encoding peptide-methionine (S)-S-oxide reductase MsrA, with translation MHQRAVLAGGCFWGMQDLIRKQPGIVSTRVGYTDGDVPNATYRNHGTHAEGIEIVFDPAVTSYRNILEYFFQIHDPTTKNRQGNDRGLSYRSGIYYVDEEQKQVAEDTIADLNASGLWDGKVVTEVEPVSDFWEAEPEHQDYLEKRPGGYTCHFPRPGWVLPKRQNAGDA, from the coding sequence ATGCATCAGCGCGCTGTTCTCGCAGGCGGATGTTTCTGGGGTATGCAGGACCTAATCCGCAAGCAGCCCGGCATTGTCTCGACTCGTGTCGGTTACACTGACGGCGATGTTCCGAACGCCACTTATCGCAATCACGGCACGCATGCCGAGGGGATCGAGATCGTCTTCGACCCGGCGGTGACGAGCTACCGAAATATTCTGGAATACTTCTTCCAGATCCACGATCCGACGACGAAGAACCGCCAAGGCAATGATCGTGGGCTCTCCTATAGGTCGGGCATCTATTACGTCGACGAGGAGCAGAAGCAAGTCGCCGAAGATACGATCGCCGATTTAAATGCCTCTGGGCTGTGGGATGGCAAAGTTGTCACCGAGGTAGAGCCTGTCAGCGATTTCTGGGAGGCCGAACCGGAGCACCAGGATTATCTGGAGAAGCGTCCCGGCGGCTATACCTGTCACTTCCCCCGTCCCGGCTGGGTGCTTCCGAAGCGCCAAAACGCTGGCGATGCGTAG
- a CDS encoding glutathione S-transferase N-terminal domain-containing protein: MPDLSSFPITQRWPASHPDRLQLYAAPTPNGVKVSIMLEETGLAYEPHLIDISNNESKDAAFVSLNPNGRIPAIIDPAGPDGNPIAIWESGAILLYLAEKTGQLIPSSPALRYETLTWVFFQVSAIGPIFGQLGFFLRWGGNDYEDKRPRQRFTDEAKRLLGVLDRQLEGRDWIVDDYSIADIATLGWVNALGESYAAGDILGLSNYSNIQAWLGRGLARPAVQRGLHFPARPA, encoded by the coding sequence ATGCCAGACCTCTCATCCTTTCCAATCACGCAGCGCTGGCCGGCCTCTCATCCCGACCGCCTGCAACTGTACGCCGCGCCTACGCCCAATGGCGTCAAGGTCTCGATCATGCTGGAGGAGACTGGCCTGGCGTACGAGCCCCACCTGATCGACATTTCGAACAACGAGTCGAAGGACGCGGCGTTCGTCTCGTTAAACCCGAACGGCCGCATACCGGCGATCATCGATCCGGCGGGCCCGGACGGCAACCCCATTGCCATCTGGGAATCCGGTGCGATCCTCCTCTACCTGGCCGAAAAGACGGGCCAGCTCATTCCGAGTTCGCCCGCCCTACGTTACGAAACCCTGACTTGGGTGTTCTTCCAGGTGTCGGCAATTGGGCCGATCTTCGGTCAACTTGGCTTTTTCCTACGATGGGGCGGTAACGACTATGAAGACAAGCGACCTCGGCAGCGCTTTACCGATGAAGCCAAGCGTCTCCTGGGAGTCCTGGATCGCCAGCTGGAAGGCCGCGACTGGATCGTCGACGATTATTCGATTGCCGACATCGCGACGCTCGGCTGGGTGAATGCGCTGGGTGAGTCGTATGCTGCTGGCGACATCCTTGGCCTCAGTAACTATTCGAACATCCAGGCATGGCTCGGACGTGGGCTGGCTCGACCGGCAGTACAGCGTGGCCTGCACTTCCCTGCGAGGCCGGCATGA